Proteins from one Planctomycetota bacterium genomic window:
- a CDS encoding transposase, producing the protein MAARIRKCRRVFNEPGHAHYLTYSCKDRLPLLSKENTRKWVIEAIGTARQRHEFDVYAYVIMPEHVHLAVRPRRTEYDLSRFLYDVKRPVSWKAKRRLQQTGDSEWLRRLSARHGNRKVFCFWLSGGGYDKNVCQQRAIREIIDYIHANPVRRGLVDTSTEWLWSSARYWAGMDRVLLEMDPIPD; encoded by the coding sequence ATGGCCGCACGGATTCGAAAGTGCCGCCGCGTATTCAACGAGCCCGGCCACGCTCACTACCTGACCTATTCCTGCAAGGACCGCCTGCCCCTGCTCTCAAAGGAAAATACGAGGAAGTGGGTTATCGAAGCCATCGGCACGGCGCGGCAGCGCCATGAGTTCGACGTTTACGCCTATGTAATCATGCCTGAGCACGTGCATCTCGCTGTGCGTCCGCGGCGTACCGAATACGATCTGTCGCGGTTCCTTTATGACGTCAAGCGGCCGGTTTCGTGGAAGGCGAAGAGACGGCTCCAGCAGACGGGCGATTCAGAATGGCTCCGACGACTGTCCGCCAGGCATGGCAATCGCAAGGTCTTTTGCTTCTGGCTGTCGGGCGGCGGATACGACAAGAACGTTTGCCAGCAACGGGCGATACGCGAGATCATCGATTACATCCACGCCAACCCGGTTCGCCGAGGGCTTGTGGACACCTCCACCGAGTGGCTGTGGTCCAGTGCACGCTACTGGGCAGGCATGGA